The proteins below come from a single Leptospiraceae bacterium genomic window:
- a CDS encoding DUF342 domain-containing protein, producing MEEIKNQQNMANMVQLSETRLDSISLEIAKDSMSAHILVDITGVSLRDFSPTMIYNVITNSKLNEELVNFSVIKEIVDEVTKRKKQVLPINHIVNPSDNIVTQQIATGLPLVHGLDGWVKFFHPHNQRVVIKEDGSADFRNLEKFISIKKDDKIATLFAGVPGTAGKDVYGMTLNPPAIKRPKITIGANIITVTNTSPEEPEKIYVEYTSACNGVLFSTDESVSVSPELRIEQSVGISTGNVTYDGTVNVVGSIEDGARVECQGSLNVAENLESSDITVGKDLFVKGGIKAKAKGLVKIAGTVKAKFIENSILEIGGDLIIEGYILNSKIFCLGSIVMSGPTSAILGSEIIVMGGLSTYNLGSNAGVDVIIELGAHFQNERLFNEFQNKVKASEKEMANIIPQVQQANNMIKQLRGKLDDDKKKKFTELFELFKQKSANHKFVTEKFEELKTSRFNQEQINIVVKGAAFPGAVIKYRRQIEKISVMQSAFMMSFLPGQDSAPMTAINTKKK from the coding sequence ATGGAAGAAATAAAAAATCAACAGAATATGGCGAATATGGTTCAATTGTCTGAAACTAGACTGGACTCTATTTCTTTGGAAATAGCAAAAGATTCTATGTCTGCACATATATTAGTCGATATAACTGGAGTTAGTCTGCGTGATTTTTCGCCCACAATGATTTATAACGTAATTACAAATTCTAAGCTAAACGAAGAACTGGTAAATTTTAGCGTAATAAAAGAAATTGTAGATGAAGTTACTAAACGAAAAAAACAAGTTCTTCCCATTAACCATATTGTGAATCCAAGTGACAATATTGTTACTCAACAAATTGCTACAGGTTTACCCTTAGTTCATGGTTTGGACGGATGGGTAAAGTTTTTTCATCCTCACAATCAGAGAGTCGTAATTAAAGAAGACGGGTCTGCTGATTTTAGAAATCTAGAGAAATTTATTTCCATAAAAAAAGACGATAAAATTGCTACCTTGTTTGCTGGTGTTCCCGGTACCGCAGGAAAAGACGTGTATGGAATGACATTAAATCCCCCTGCTATCAAAAGACCCAAAATTACAATTGGGGCAAATATTATTACTGTCACAAATACATCTCCCGAAGAACCTGAAAAAATCTATGTAGAATACACTTCTGCTTGCAATGGAGTTTTATTTTCTACCGATGAGTCAGTTTCCGTTTCTCCTGAGTTACGCATTGAACAGAGTGTCGGAATTTCTACGGGTAATGTGACTTATGACGGCACGGTAAATGTTGTTGGATCTATTGAAGATGGAGCAAGAGTAGAATGCCAAGGTAGTCTAAACGTCGCGGAAAATTTAGAATCGTCAGACATTACTGTCGGTAAAGACCTGTTTGTAAAAGGCGGAATAAAAGCCAAAGCAAAAGGGTTGGTAAAAATTGCAGGAACAGTAAAAGCCAAGTTTATCGAAAATTCCATATTGGAAATTGGCGGTGATTTAATCATTGAAGGTTATATTTTAAATTCTAAAATTTTTTGTTTAGGAAGTATTGTTATGTCTGGACCGACGAGTGCGATTCTCGGCTCGGAAATTATTGTAATGGGCGGCCTGTCCACATATAATTTAGGTTCAAACGCAGGAGTTGATGTAATAATCGAGTTAGGCGCACATTTTCAGAATGAAAGATTGTTTAATGAATTTCAAAACAAAGTAAAAGCTTCTGAAAAAGAAATGGCAAATATTATTCCACAAGTGCAACAAGCTAACAATATGATTAAGCAGTTGCGCGGTAAATTGGATGATGACAAAAAAAAGAAGTTTACTGAATTATTTGAACTATTCAAACAAAAAAGTGCTAATCATAAATTTGTAACAGAAAAATTTGAAGAGTTGAAGACTTCCCGATTTAATCAGGAACAAATCAATATAGTTGTAAAAGGTGCTGCTTTTCCGGGTGCCGTTATTAAATACCGACGCCAAATTGAGAAAATCTCCGTTATGCAATCGGCATTTATGATGAGTTTCCTTCCCGGTCAGGATAGTGCTCCAATGACAGCGATTAACACAAAGAAAAAGTAG
- a CDS encoding sodium:proton antiporter, protein MHLKKRLSVFLALVLTVSLNTSYLLSQETHSTETTPTTTEQHSGEHATEGGHVEHKGADLALWSVIPFAIILLCIAILPISTHSIAHWWEHNNNKLLISGILGGVAFGILAANGWIGKIYHTLVFEYIPFIILLGSLFYISGGIVLKGDINATPTNNLLFLLLGSFLASIIGTTGASMLLIRPLLKTNSERKHVVHTVVFFIFMVSNIGGSLTPLGDPPLFLGYLQGVPFTWTFSLFPEMIVSIVILSVVYFIFDTIQYKKETKVDIKEDKTHIEPISLTGQVNFLWLFGIVLSVAFLNENYIPAIKHNPYIGFVREAIMIALIFVSKFTSDPKLREHNKFTLHPIQEVAYLFIGIFITMIPALILLETHGKELGVTQPWQFYWATGLFSSVLDNAPTYLTFLSLAKGLTGATDVHQILANPAWEQLLKAISVGAVFMGANTYIGNAPNFMVKSVAEENKVKMPSFLGYLAYSGAILIPLFIILTFIFFR, encoded by the coding sequence ATGCACTTAAAAAAGAGGCTTAGCGTTTTTCTAGCTCTAGTTTTAACCGTATCTTTAAATACGAGTTATTTGCTGTCTCAGGAAACACATTCCACAGAGACTACACCTACCACTACAGAGCAACACTCTGGAGAACATGCGACAGAAGGCGGGCATGTAGAACACAAAGGCGCCGATCTGGCTCTTTGGTCAGTCATTCCATTTGCTATCATTTTGTTATGTATCGCAATTCTACCTATATCCACACATAGTATTGCACATTGGTGGGAGCATAATAACAATAAATTACTCATCTCTGGCATACTCGGAGGAGTCGCATTCGGTATATTAGCCGCAAATGGTTGGATCGGAAAAATCTACCATACGTTAGTTTTTGAATACATTCCTTTTATCATTCTTTTAGGCTCACTGTTTTATATTTCAGGGGGAATTGTGCTTAAAGGAGATATTAATGCAACTCCTACTAATAATCTTTTGTTTTTATTATTAGGTTCTTTTTTAGCTTCAATCATTGGAACTACGGGTGCGTCTATGTTGCTCATTCGTCCTTTATTAAAAACAAATTCAGAACGAAAACATGTAGTACATACGGTAGTGTTTTTTATATTCATGGTTTCGAATATTGGTGGTTCCCTCACTCCGCTTGGTGATCCTCCCTTATTCTTAGGATATTTGCAAGGTGTTCCGTTTACCTGGACATTTAGTTTATTCCCAGAGATGATAGTATCAATCGTTATACTTTCTGTTGTTTATTTTATTTTTGATACTATTCAATACAAAAAGGAAACAAAAGTTGATATCAAAGAAGATAAAACTCATATTGAGCCAATTTCTCTTACAGGACAAGTGAATTTTTTATGGTTATTTGGTATTGTTCTCTCTGTTGCTTTTTTAAACGAAAACTATATTCCTGCAATTAAACATAATCCTTACATTGGATTTGTAAGAGAAGCAATTATGATTGCACTTATTTTTGTTTCTAAGTTTACTTCTGATCCAAAATTAAGAGAGCACAATAAATTTACTCTTCACCCAATCCAAGAAGTGGCTTATTTGTTTATTGGAATTTTTATCACTATGATTCCGGCTTTGATATTACTTGAGACTCATGGAAAAGAATTAGGGGTTACTCAACCTTGGCAATTTTATTGGGCGACTGGATTATTTTCCTCTGTATTAGATAATGCGCCTACCTATTTAACGTTTTTGAGTCTTGCTAAAGGTTTGACTGGGGCTACTGATGTGCATCAAATACTAGCTAATCCGGCATGGGAGCAATTACTAAAAGCTATTTCTGTTGGAGCTGTATTCATGGGTGCCAATACTTATATTGGAAATGCTCCTAACTTTATGGTTAAATCTGTAGCGGAAGAGAACAAAGTAAAGATGCCAAGTTTTCTCGGATATTTAGCATATTCCGGTGCAATTCTAATTCCTTTATTTATTATCCTTACATTTATTTTCTTTAGATAG
- a CDS encoding cation transporter, translated as MSDHHHTNEITDLNTRFVAGILLNLGFVIVEGVSGFYYNSLALLSDAGHNLSDVASLLLALLAFKLAKIKPNYKFTYGYKKTTVLVALLNAVILFLAMGGIIRESFERLQTPAVTSGNPIVIVASIGIIINALTAWLFAKNIENDLNIRSVYLNMLADTLVSCGVVIAGLLMIYTGWYWLDAFISILIAIVILISSFNLLKSSFHLSIDAVPEGIDIKQIKEEIEKIDEVLQVHHIHVWAISTTLNAFTGHIKIHNKLEWEEIMRIKKSIRHALSHQNIHHSTIEFDTEEDSDKDENY; from the coding sequence ATGTCCGATCATCATCACACAAACGAAATCACAGATTTAAATACAAGATTTGTAGCTGGGATATTATTAAATCTCGGATTTGTTATTGTGGAAGGTGTAAGTGGATTCTACTATAATTCCCTTGCACTTCTCTCTGATGCTGGTCATAATTTAAGCGATGTTGCAAGTTTGCTTCTCGCCCTACTAGCATTTAAACTCGCAAAAATAAAACCTAACTATAAATTTACATACGGGTATAAAAAAACAACCGTACTTGTGGCATTATTAAATGCAGTAATTCTATTCTTGGCGATGGGTGGAATTATTCGAGAAAGTTTCGAGAGACTTCAAACTCCAGCGGTTACTAGTGGTAATCCAATTGTGATTGTTGCATCAATTGGAATTATTATTAATGCGTTAACCGCATGGTTATTTGCAAAAAATATAGAGAATGACCTTAACATTAGAAGTGTATACTTAAATATGTTAGCCGACACGTTAGTATCTTGTGGTGTAGTCATTGCTGGCTTACTAATGATATATACAGGTTGGTATTGGTTAGATGCTTTCATTAGCATTTTGATTGCAATAGTGATTTTAATAAGCTCTTTCAATCTTCTAAAAAGTAGTTTCCACTTATCAATTGATGCAGTGCCTGAAGGAATTGATATAAAACAAATTAAAGAAGAAATTGAAAAAATAGACGAAGTACTACAAGTTCATCATATTCACGTTTGGGCAATTAGTACTACACTTAACGCATTTACAGGACACATTAAAATACACAATAAATTAGAATGGGAAGAAATCATGAGGATAAAAAAAAGTATCCGCCATGCGTTATCACACCAAAATATTCACCATTCTACGATTGAATTTGATACAGAAGAAGATTCTGATAAGGACGAAAATTATTAA
- a CDS encoding rhomboid family intramembrane serine protease: MRYLFLFPVASLVLLGTIAISLWALYKDESLIDRLILHPYGMIRKKEYYRIFSHAFIHADLWHLLFNIFSFYSFAFVLESYLGSIQFFIVYFGSILASVYTCILKNKLNPMYRSLGASGGVSGVIFSFILFQPMAKIGIMFIPIGVPAFVFGFLYLAYSYYSSINQYDNINHEAHFYGAVGGMVITAMFVPNIIPHFIQSITQ; this comes from the coding sequence TTGAGATATCTTTTTTTATTTCCAGTCGCTTCGCTTGTTCTATTAGGGACAATCGCTATTAGCCTCTGGGCTCTCTATAAGGATGAATCATTAATCGATAGATTAATTCTTCATCCGTATGGAATGATTCGTAAAAAAGAATACTACCGAATTTTTTCACATGCCTTTATCCACGCGGATTTATGGCATTTACTTTTTAATATATTTTCTTTTTATTCTTTTGCATTTGTTTTAGAAAGTTACTTGGGTTCGATTCAATTTTTTATCGTATATTTTGGATCTATTTTAGCTAGTGTCTACACCTGTATTTTGAAAAATAAACTCAATCCAATGTACAGAAGCCTAGGAGCATCCGGCGGAGTTTCGGGTGTAATTTTTAGTTTTATCCTATTTCAACCAATGGCAAAAATCGGAATTATGTTTATTCCTATAGGAGTTCCTGCATTTGTCTTTGGGTTTTTATACCTTGCCTATTCTTATTACTCTTCTATCAATCAATATGACAACATAAACCACGAAGCACATTTTTATGGTGCAGTTGGTGGGATGGTAATCACAGCTATGTTTGTTCCAAATATAATTCCTCATTTTATTCAATCAATCACCCAATAA
- a CDS encoding N-acetylneuraminate synthase family protein, which translates to MDIVELEKGFSETEEKIKKLAAECGNDVEIIRGGSISDTIHFIGDTRKITEKSGYVKELAGVSRIWNVSAPYKNIARVAAGKAGEVVHRQDRIVEVKGPDGLIRKIGNGKHIFIVGPDSPQTMEQTLTIAKQAKALGEKYGILDRMIIRGGAFKPRTRPTDWRGLGWEGIKMLDKVREETGLPYVTEVMDHTMAEEVAKHADMIQIGTRNAQDFELLEAVGKTMKPVILKRGFGNEAEEWFSAAEYIANQGNLNIVLCERGVKTLFIKEGYCRNTPDFNVITHAKKKTILPTIFDPSHVAGDDKIVIQNLLGCLPFKADGSITETLHEESFRKEQMCDAAQALVMSVYEKAIQAILAYEQNINPYIAEMDTYFKDRSKA; encoded by the coding sequence ATGGATATTGTAGAATTAGAAAAGGGATTTTCCGAAACAGAAGAAAAAATAAAGAAACTAGCCGCAGAATGTGGCAACGATGTAGAAATCATACGCGGTGGATCAATCAGTGACACCATTCACTTTATAGGTGATACAAGAAAAATTACAGAAAAATCCGGTTACGTTAAAGAGTTAGCTGGTGTTAGCCGCATCTGGAACGTATCAGCTCCTTATAAAAATATTGCTCGAGTAGCTGCAGGAAAAGCAGGCGAAGTAGTACATAGACAAGATAGAATCGTAGAAGTAAAAGGTCCTGATGGACTCATTCGTAAAATTGGTAACGGCAAACATATATTTATCGTTGGACCTGATTCACCTCAAACTATGGAGCAAACTTTAACGATTGCAAAACAAGCCAAAGCACTCGGAGAAAAATACGGTATATTAGACAGAATGATTATTCGTGGTGGAGCATTCAAACCAAGAACAAGACCAACAGATTGGAGAGGACTTGGATGGGAAGGAATCAAGATGCTAGACAAAGTTAGAGAAGAGACCGGCTTACCGTATGTAACCGAAGTAATGGATCATACGATGGCTGAAGAAGTCGCGAAACATGCAGACATGATTCAAATTGGAACTCGTAATGCGCAAGATTTTGAATTATTAGAAGCTGTGGGTAAGACCATGAAACCTGTAATTCTAAAACGTGGATTTGGAAATGAAGCAGAAGAATGGTTTTCTGCAGCCGAATACATTGCAAATCAAGGAAATTTAAACATTGTATTATGTGAACGGGGAGTAAAAACTCTTTTCATTAAAGAAGGTTACTGTCGCAATACTCCAGACTTTAACGTTATTACACATGCAAAGAAAAAAACTATTTTACCGACTATTTTTGATCCTTCTCACGTTGCGGGTGATGATAAAATTGTAATCCAGAATTTACTTGGATGCCTTCCATTTAAAGCCGACGGTTCTATTACCGAAACTTTACATGAAGAATCTTTTCGTAAAGAACAAATGTGTGATGCAGCGCAAGCTCTAGTTATGAGTGTTTACGAAAAAGCAATTCAAGCGATCCTCGCTTATGAACAAAATATCAATCCATATATTGCAGAAATGGATACTTATTTTAAAGATAGGTCTAAAGCTTGA
- a CDS encoding alpha/beta fold hydrolase, which yields MNKKIYFQNKKGIQLCGVLVAPDNKNHPVVILCHGFHSTKDNSTNTRLHSMLKDNNIASFRFDFFGHGESKGKFEDITISEAVDDTINAIKILKEKGYTKIGIIGASFGGITSLITAAKSKDLLFLGLKCPASNFLEIELKHRSKENLQEWKQNGFSFYENEEGERYRLNYNFFNDLKKNNGFVFADKINIPTLIVHGNKDTIVPVEQSKLIHKLIPNCELEIIPNADHRFSKPEHFNKMIELLFNFIVNSVENGINTGKNKSR from the coding sequence ATGAATAAAAAAATATATTTTCAGAATAAAAAAGGTATCCAACTCTGTGGAGTATTAGTTGCACCGGATAATAAGAATCATCCGGTAGTTATTCTATGCCACGGATTTCATTCTACAAAAGATAACTCTACAAATACTCGACTGCATTCAATGTTGAAGGATAATAATATTGCTAGTTTCCGATTTGACTTTTTTGGACATGGAGAAAGTAAAGGAAAGTTTGAAGATATTACTATTTCAGAAGCAGTAGACGATACGATAAACGCAATTAAAATTCTCAAAGAAAAAGGTTATACAAAAATAGGAATTATTGGAGCTAGTTTTGGTGGAATTACTTCCTTAATCACCGCAGCAAAATCAAAGGATTTACTTTTTCTAGGACTGAAATGCCCTGCATCAAATTTTTTAGAAATTGAACTCAAACATAGGTCAAAAGAAAATTTACAAGAATGGAAACAGAATGGATTTTCCTTCTATGAAAATGAAGAAGGAGAAAGGTATCGACTTAATTACAATTTTTTCAACGACCTAAAAAAGAACAATGGATTCGTATTTGCGGATAAAATAAATATACCAACTCTCATTGTTCACGGAAATAAAGATACAATCGTTCCGGTAGAACAAAGTAAATTAATTCATAAGTTAATTCCAAATTGTGAACTGGAAATCATACCCAATGCAGATCACAGGTTTTCGAAACCAGAACATTTTAACAAAATGATAGAATTACTATTTAATTTTATTGTCAATTCTGTAGAGAACGGAATAAATACGGGAAAAAATAAAAGCAGATAA
- the galT gene encoding galactose-1-phosphate uridylyltransferase, whose translation MSEIRQNIITRDWVIIATDRARRPHEFQKKASGNIIIPPYKPDCPFCVGHEHDSTTEYVRINSENGWQVRVIANKYPALSPEGDRLRWKEGINTTISGVGIHDVVIETPVHNSITALLPVEDIYSLFLSFRIRYNQIAEDKRMETIVIFKNHGESAGSSLEHPHCQIAATPVVPYNFRSRIQEVMRYFDDHGDCIFCRTLLDEIAAGSRIIAENVNFIAFIPYAALTPFHIWVFPREHTSSYEDATDSELKDLASIMKKVLSMLYYALGNPDYNFTIRSAPLAERRTKYYHWYLSIVPRITKQAGFEMGSGMFINTALPEESAEYLKNTDIPVS comes from the coding sequence ATGTCCGAAATTAGACAAAATATTATTACAAGAGATTGGGTGATCATTGCAACTGATAGAGCCAGAAGACCGCACGAGTTCCAAAAAAAAGCAAGCGGAAATATTATCATTCCTCCATATAAGCCAGATTGTCCCTTTTGCGTAGGACATGAACATGATTCTACAACAGAATATGTCAGAATTAACAGTGAGAATGGTTGGCAGGTTCGAGTTATTGCGAATAAATATCCCGCACTTTCTCCCGAAGGAGACCGCCTACGATGGAAGGAAGGGATTAACACTACAATTTCTGGTGTTGGCATTCATGACGTTGTTATTGAAACACCTGTTCATAATTCGATTACAGCTTTACTTCCAGTTGAGGATATTTATAGTTTGTTCCTATCTTTTAGAATAAGGTACAACCAGATTGCTGAAGACAAACGAATGGAAACCATTGTGATTTTTAAAAATCATGGGGAATCAGCTGGAAGTTCTTTAGAACATCCTCATTGTCAAATAGCGGCTACTCCAGTTGTTCCGTATAATTTTCGTTCGAGGATACAGGAAGTTATGCGTTATTTTGACGATCATGGGGATTGTATTTTTTGTAGAACACTTTTGGATGAAATTGCGGCTGGCTCTCGTATCATTGCAGAGAATGTAAATTTTATTGCCTTTATACCGTATGCCGCATTGACTCCATTTCATATCTGGGTATTTCCAAGGGAACATACATCTTCTTATGAAGATGCAACTGATTCAGAATTGAAGGATCTCGCCTCAATTATGAAAAAAGTTTTATCTATGTTGTACTATGCTCTTGGCAATCCTGATTATAATTTTACTATTCGTTCGGCTCCACTTGCTGAACGGAGAACAAAGTATTACCACTGGTATCTCTCAATTGTCCCCCGAATCACAAAACAGGCTGGTTTTGAAATGGGTAGTGGGATGTTTATTAATACCGCACTCCCCGAAGAAAGTGCTGAGTATTTAAAGAATACAGATATACCAGTATCTTGA
- a CDS encoding 50S ribosomal protein L11 methyltransferase → MKYLELKVNLPKEISEEFTDFLDSISVEGYYEILFDSTLPRPASGEILRDDTNIQVYLGETDTEKELKILIYLKTFASGKSFLESRIVETKEFEEAYKEFYKPFQIGEHYWIIPTWEKESELSKKVLLENNNIILYMNPGLAFGTGHHETTKLMIARIEKIVKPGMSILDMGTGSGILSIAAAYKKVNEILAIDIDPNAVRATEFNWAENQFPSPVNFSVFEGGFDHPEISKKSYDLMLGNITYAVISQNIESIKKINTNRFLFSGLIIEKKEASIKLFTEHLGGKLSYEEQFNDWIILEWER, encoded by the coding sequence ATGAAGTATTTAGAACTAAAAGTTAATTTGCCTAAAGAAATTTCAGAAGAGTTTACTGATTTTTTAGATTCTATTTCAGTCGAGGGTTATTACGAAATTCTATTTGATTCTACTTTACCGCGCCCTGCTTCCGGAGAAATTCTTCGTGATGATACAAATATACAAGTTTATTTAGGCGAAACCGATACAGAAAAAGAACTTAAGATTTTAATTTACCTAAAAACATTTGCCTCAGGAAAATCATTTTTAGAATCAAGAATTGTTGAAACAAAAGAGTTCGAAGAGGCGTATAAAGAATTTTACAAACCATTTCAAATCGGAGAACATTATTGGATAATACCTACTTGGGAAAAAGAATCTGAACTTTCCAAAAAAGTACTTTTGGAGAATAATAATATTATCCTTTATATGAATCCCGGACTTGCTTTTGGAACTGGTCATCACGAAACAACTAAATTGATGATTGCCCGTATTGAAAAAATCGTAAAACCGGGAATGTCTATTCTCGATATGGGAACTGGATCTGGAATATTGTCAATTGCCGCCGCTTACAAAAAGGTAAATGAAATTCTTGCCATAGACATTGATCCAAATGCTGTCAGAGCAACCGAATTCAACTGGGCAGAAAATCAATTTCCATCTCCCGTAAATTTCAGTGTATTTGAGGGTGGTTTCGATCATCCTGAAATTTCTAAAAAATCCTACGACCTAATGTTGGGTAATATCACGTATGCGGTGATTTCTCAAAACATCGAGTCTATCAAAAAAATCAATACAAATCGTTTCCTTTTCAGTGGACTCATAATCGAAAAAAAGGAAGCTTCCATCAAACTTTTTACAGAACACCTAGGAGGGAAACTTTCCTATGAAGAACAATTTAACGATTGGATAATATTAGAGTGGGAGCGGTAA